The following are encoded together in the Xiphophorus hellerii strain 12219 chromosome 3, Xiphophorus_hellerii-4.1, whole genome shotgun sequence genome:
- the zdhhc11 gene encoding palmitoyltransferase ZDHHC11 isoform X2 — MTVYCGFPMEKMNCFSRRFRRTAPTSGSSKSELVPFRTPRINGWSWPPQPLQVVGWVVYIYLAVVSFGIFIPLLPRPWNAMSYVISGISFLLHFFTNIATVTIDPADATVRAKKNYSSPLPLFDKAKQAHVIQDLHCYLCDVNVGPRVKHCGICNKCVEGFDHHCKWLNTCVGQRNYWFFFVALISAILAVFMLTVVILFIFVQHYLDPHILRTAPQFAMLGNTTWLVFLPLAPIETSSAGLLTLAFITVLLCVVCMLLFCHLLGFHLYLFYKGISTYDHVKNKREKENRRRNTESKSASTCSSKSYTRSQENQDASNNCEQTLPQSPSFFRFANTNQLSSRLSNSICTELENFKKSAEKENSFNYGTENPTQNETRSISMSVIMSPKEDQGTSEKFAPEAQDPLGCSVVARDPTSQ, encoded by the exons ATGACTGTTTATTGTGGCTTTCCCATGGAAAAG ATGAACTGCTTCAGTCGCAGGTTTAGACGCACAGCTCCCACAAGTGGCAGCAGCAAAAGTGAGTTGGTCCCTTTCAGGACCCCAAGGATCAACGGATGGTCGTGGCCCCCTCAGCCCCTTCAAGTGGTCGGGTGGGTGGTGTACATCTACCTCGCTGTAGTCTCCTTTGGGATTTTCATCCCCCTCCTGCCTCGGCCATGGAATGCCATGAGCTACGTT atttctgGCATATCATTTTTGCTACACTTTTTCACTAACATTGCTACTGTAACTATAGATCCAGCAGATGCGACCGTTCGGGCCAAAAAGAACTATTCCTCTCCTCTGCCTCTTTTTGACAAGGCAAAACAAGCACATGTCATCCAGGACCTTCACTGTTACCTCTGTGATGTCAATGT TGGCCCCAGAGTGAAACACTGTGGAATTTGCAACAAATGTGTGGAAGGCTTTGATCATCATTGCAAATGGTTGAACACTTGCGTGGGTCAGAGGAACTACTG GTTCTTCTTTGTGGCGCTTATTTCTGCCATCCTGGCAGTCTTTATGCTCACTGTTGTCATCTTGTTCATATTTGTTCAACATTACCTGGATCCGCATATTTTACGGACTGCACCACAGTTTGCGA TGCTGGGGAATACAACGTGGCTGGTGTTTCTGCCATTAGCCCCTATAGAGACGAGTTCAGCTGGTCTCCTTACATTAGCCTTCATAACAGTTCTGCTCTGCGTCGTTTGTATGTTGCTGTTCTGTCACTTGCTGGGATTTCACCTTTACCTGT TTTATAAAGGAATAAGCACGTATGATCACGTAAAGAACAAGCGAGAGAAGGAAAACAGAAGACGAAACACTGAATCTAAAAGTGCAAGCACCTGCTCTTCAAAATCTTATACACGCTCTCAAGAG AACCAAGACGCATCAAATAATTGTGAGCAAACGTTACCACAGAGTCCAAG TTTCTTCAGATTTGCCAACACAAATCAACTTTCCAGCAGACTGTCAAACTCTATATGTACAGAG cTGGAAAACTTTAAGAAGTCTGCAGAAAAAGAGAATAGTTTCAATTATGGGACAGAAAATCCAACACAGAATGAAACAA GGTCAATATCAATGAGTGTCATCATGAGTCCAAAGGAAGATCAGGGAACCAGTGAAAAGTTCGCTCCTGAGGCACAGGACCCTCTGGGCTGCTCAGTTGTGGCTCGGGATCCTACATCTCAGTGA
- the zdhhc11 gene encoding palmitoyltransferase ZDHHC11 isoform X1 — MTVYCGFPMEKMNCFSRRFRRTAPTSGSSKSELVPFRTPRINGWSWPPQPLQVVGWVVYIYLAVVSFGIFIPLLPRPWNAMSYVISGISFLLHFFTNIATVTIDPADATVRAKKNYSSPLPLFDKAKQAHVIQDLHCYLCDVNVGPRVKHCGICNKCVEGFDHHCKWLNTCVGQRNYWFFFVALISAILAVFMLTVVILFIFVQHYLDPHILRTAPQFATVLGNTTWLVFLPLAPIETSSAGLLTLAFITVLLCVVCMLLFCHLLGFHLYLFYKGISTYDHVKNKREKENRRRNTESKSASTCSSKSYTRSQENQDASNNCEQTLPQSPSFFRFANTNQLSSRLSNSICTELENFKKSAEKENSFNYGTENPTQNETRSISMSVIMSPKEDQGTSEKFAPEAQDPLGCSVVARDPTSQ; from the exons ATGACTGTTTATTGTGGCTTTCCCATGGAAAAG ATGAACTGCTTCAGTCGCAGGTTTAGACGCACAGCTCCCACAAGTGGCAGCAGCAAAAGTGAGTTGGTCCCTTTCAGGACCCCAAGGATCAACGGATGGTCGTGGCCCCCTCAGCCCCTTCAAGTGGTCGGGTGGGTGGTGTACATCTACCTCGCTGTAGTCTCCTTTGGGATTTTCATCCCCCTCCTGCCTCGGCCATGGAATGCCATGAGCTACGTT atttctgGCATATCATTTTTGCTACACTTTTTCACTAACATTGCTACTGTAACTATAGATCCAGCAGATGCGACCGTTCGGGCCAAAAAGAACTATTCCTCTCCTCTGCCTCTTTTTGACAAGGCAAAACAAGCACATGTCATCCAGGACCTTCACTGTTACCTCTGTGATGTCAATGT TGGCCCCAGAGTGAAACACTGTGGAATTTGCAACAAATGTGTGGAAGGCTTTGATCATCATTGCAAATGGTTGAACACTTGCGTGGGTCAGAGGAACTACTG GTTCTTCTTTGTGGCGCTTATTTCTGCCATCCTGGCAGTCTTTATGCTCACTGTTGTCATCTTGTTCATATTTGTTCAACATTACCTGGATCCGCATATTTTACGGACTGCACCACAGTTTGCGA caGTGCTGGGGAATACAACGTGGCTGGTGTTTCTGCCATTAGCCCCTATAGAGACGAGTTCAGCTGGTCTCCTTACATTAGCCTTCATAACAGTTCTGCTCTGCGTCGTTTGTATGTTGCTGTTCTGTCACTTGCTGGGATTTCACCTTTACCTGT TTTATAAAGGAATAAGCACGTATGATCACGTAAAGAACAAGCGAGAGAAGGAAAACAGAAGACGAAACACTGAATCTAAAAGTGCAAGCACCTGCTCTTCAAAATCTTATACACGCTCTCAAGAG AACCAAGACGCATCAAATAATTGTGAGCAAACGTTACCACAGAGTCCAAG TTTCTTCAGATTTGCCAACACAAATCAACTTTCCAGCAGACTGTCAAACTCTATATGTACAGAG cTGGAAAACTTTAAGAAGTCTGCAGAAAAAGAGAATAGTTTCAATTATGGGACAGAAAATCCAACACAGAATGAAACAA GGTCAATATCAATGAGTGTCATCATGAGTCCAAAGGAAGATCAGGGAACCAGTGAAAAGTTCGCTCCTGAGGCACAGGACCCTCTGGGCTGCTCAGTTGTGGCTCGGGATCCTACATCTCAGTGA